One window from the genome of Toxotes jaculatrix isolate fToxJac2 chromosome 17, fToxJac2.pri, whole genome shotgun sequence encodes:
- the mrpl33 gene encoding 39S ribosomal protein L33, mitochondrial yields the protein MFLTTANLAKAKSKTLLVQMMSAAGTGYFFNTKRNRLRDKLVLRKHDPIVNKHVLFFEKRKIKSI from the exons ATGTTTCTTACCACTGCAAACT TGGCCAAGGCAAAATCAAA GACCCTCCTGGTGCAGATGATGAGCGCTGCAGGGACAGGTTACTTCTTCAACACAAAGAGGAACCGTCTCAGAGACAAGCTGGTGCTGCGCAAACACGATCCAATTG TGAATAAGCATGTCCTGTTCTTTGAGAAGAGGAAGATCAAATCAATTTAA